A stretch of DNA from Lycium ferocissimum isolate CSIRO_LF1 chromosome 4, AGI_CSIRO_Lferr_CH_V1, whole genome shotgun sequence:
TAGTATGAAGAAGTGAAAACAAAAGATTAACTCAACTGATTTCCATCTTCTGATGTGGAAAGCATTCAGATAAATAGTCAAATTTGAACAAGTACTAGGACAGCAATGTCAATAGGGTGAGTAATACAAAAGTTAAATAGAAATGCACATAAAGATTGAACACTAATCATACCTTATCAACAGAAAAGATTAAACATTCCTATAATACGGAATGAAAAAGATAGATAGCGAGAGATTGATATACCTGCAAGTGCTTTTACTAAATTATCTTCCGCCTCTCTAAGCTCAGTTTTCAATTTCCCAAGTTTTTCTGCCGAGACAAAAATATCAGTGAGAAAGTTTAAAACTGTATATATTTTGACTTAACTGAAAATGCACacccaaaaaaattgaattttttttcacaagGACCCGAAAAGATGGAGTTTAATCCAATCCCAGGTAGCAAATACCTTTCTAAGACTGATACTTTCATAGTGACCATAAATCGAAAAGTTTGACAGGCTAAAGCAAAGGCAAATCTTGGTGTCTGTTACCAAAATATCCAGAAATGACTACTAGTAAAACCAGACAAAATCATCTGAAaccattacaaaaaaaaaaaaaaaaaaaaaaagggagaaccCTGAGGGTAGTAATTGGAAGAAATTGGTGTCAATTAAACAATAAATTTGCCAGGAAAAATTGTTTCGGCTGAGTAATACTTTTATGGAATGTTAGGAAATACTCCcgcgtcccaatttatgtggcacctttGACACCAatctataattagaaacaactcaactttaaaattctccttttacctttaattaatgaaatgatttatcacTGCAAAAATATCTGAGaattgttttagaccacaaatttcgaaaaatattcctttttttcttaCCCTCAATgtcaagacaaacaaattgagaGGGAGGGAGTAGTAAATAGTGTGGAAATTTTACCCTGGAATTGAAGGGTTTCTTGAGTTTGAGTCTTGATTGAATCCAATGATTCCGAAAAGGAGATAACACCAGCATCAATATTCTGTTGTTGAATGTATAAATCTCTGTCACATGTTAATCTTAGTTCCTCCATTTTTGTTCTTATGGTTGCCGCTACTCCTTCTGGCATCTCTTCTCAAACCCTTTTTTGGTCTCTCCACTGTGACAGAAATATTACACTGTGAGATTTGAATAGTGGTGGGAGATAAAGCTTTGCAAAAGCCCGcgattttttcctttcttgaaaaaTGGAGGGGGTCAATTtgcgtttccttaaaaaaaaagaaaaacggtAAAAGGATGGTGGCTGACAATGGTTGAAACTTTAAAGTTAATAAATTAAACGTGGTTAGTACAAGGTGGTTCAATGGTTTCACAAGTTGATTTTGACGGGAAAAATAACACAAAAGGTCCCTTGTGTTTGTGCCTACGTTCAAAGTGGTTCCTTCAATATATTCATGACCagtttttatcttttaaatatttaacaaactcTGTCATATAAGATTGAGAGGAACTGTGAAAAGATAAAGAATGACCTGGTAGACATTGGCATTTTCATTAACTAGGAAAGCTACATACGCAATAATTTTGTCTTGCAACAGTTTTGTCTTTGACTTTTGTAATTGATACCAACTAAATTTATTTGTTGATAAAAGTCATGTTCTTGATTAAGACCATGCACGTGTGTGTCCAATTattggattattttttttaagttgtaCAGGTCTTGATAGCTTCTCCAATCACAACAATCGAAGTCTTATTAATTAAGAGACTTTATCAATAAATATGTGAATCTCATATACATTAGCCTTGCTGGTTCGAGCAATAAGACCCTgggtaagttcggattagcctTGTCAGGGTGAATTCAAGAAACCATTTTATtttgtactccctctgtttcaatttatgtgaaccttttcgAAGTATGAGgatcaaactttataactttgaccataaattttggtatagatttttcaagtatgtaaaataaaaaatttatatttagaaactacataaaaagtataagtcgtgataatttataattcaaattatttagaaataatGTAAGGAAAATGTGGTCAAAGTACCACTTCGTAAACTCCCCAAATtgtaataggttcacataaattgaaccAGAGGGAGTATATACTATCAACTTGTTACAAAGAATCACATGGCTATAGATATATTAATAGTGagtgaaatcatgtttggacatacaattaggagccgtttggacatgatttcatctcatgagatgaaactatgagatgaaatcatgtttggacatacaatttggatttcttaagttgcaactttttttaataaacataaaaaccccacaagttgtgaaaaccatcaaaattttcccaattcttatacaatcttaccaaatgagtaaatcatagttcataataaaattaatacgctactagaaggccctTCTAAAacatacaacatcaattgatcaaattttagttcaataaaaaggaaaatttaacatgaatagtaatgaaaTTACtattaatataatcctcccacatggtaaacatgattggtaaatatattttaccaacctgcagattaatatttatacaaatggttggtaaacatgattaataaatatatctaccaccttatgggtctttttttacaaaatataaacgtatggatcaaattttacatttatattttttgaaatcatgatttcaaatcccaaatcatgcctttttggatgatttggaatttcatcgagatgaaatcagagatgaaatcgcatgtccaaacgcctactaattaTGAGCAAAGCCGAAGACATGAGGTAGAAACATATGATATTTACTCTGCAAGGCCAATAACATGTGATGACATTGTTTTTTACGGACATTTTGAATTCCTACCAGGACCACCATAGTAAAAATAATCACCCCAAACATTATTTTTTCCAGCTTTAATGTCATAGCAATTGGGCTTGTCAGCTAAAAGATGAAGGTTTGCTAAAGGAATCAAGTTATTGTCCCAGTCAACCACTTGCAAATTTCTGAAATAGGATGCCTTGCCATAGCCTTCATCTGCAAAATGACCACTTCCCATTTGTGTTGAAGTGTGAAATCCCTCCATTGATGATCTTGAATTCACTATTTCTCCTCCAAATTGTATCATGCTTGCATGTTCTTGCAAATGGCTGAACAAGAATGATGGCCAGTAGCCTACTAATTGCCCTGACCCAAATTCAAGCCACCAATCTCCATGCTTTGGGTCCTACACAAAAACAACTTGTGCTCTGTGAGTGTGGCTATTATCTCAAGGATTTAAGTTATACACAACATAAATGTAAAGATTATTTACACTATCAGTGTAATTTAATTTGTGACAACAGTTTAATTactatctttattatgttattgatcataataatttaCTTGTAATAACCTAGTATTGATTTGATGGGGTAAATAATCTATTACGCCGttaatatataaaacttaaagtCTTATGTCAAATTTATACCCTGTAAATAATAAAGGAAGATTTTGCTAGCTCTTCCTTTTAGATCACCATGATATTCAAGATtgtgaaggaaaaggtaagtggAAACAAGAATCAATTAGAAAGGACAAGAACAATGGCTCCAAACTGTTTACTAGTCTAAAAGATGTTTGCTGTTAGCTTGTAAGAAAATGGATATTTATATTTAGTGGATGGAAAGTTGACTTAGTGGATGCTCCTCTAGTATTGTTTAAAGTGAGGGGAAAAATCATTGGAAAAGAACATAACACTATAGCATTTTTGTCGATACATAAAGACGTCCTAGCACATGCAGCTCCACCATGGTTCAGTTTCAGTCCATATCAGTCCCCACCCCCTTAAAATAAAGAATcaaatattggaaatgaaataaataaaaaaggagtaGATTGAACTGAAGATATGTATGTCTTATGATTAATGATATCAATTATCTTTTGTAACGGatgtaaaaaaattaattaaagacGGATAATATGAAAGGTTACTTAGATAAAGATGTTTATGAAGGGTTTAAGCATATATACCTTCCATATCATTATGCCAATATCCAATTGACTACCATCAGGTGATGAAGTTGGAGATATTGCAGCTCCCATAGCAATCCTATTGTTTGTTTGTACAAAACCTGAGCACAGTAAATTGTAGCATCCTGTAGTTTGGTAGGCATCACTCTGCATTTGCAATTTGTAGTAATAGTTTCAGCCTAAAGCAAATTaggatgaagaaaaagaatatataatcTAACGTAACCATTGAGAGATCAAAAGGAAATTAATTTGGATTATCTTGCGTAACTAGTTCTTACCGTCCAATATGTGAAGAACCTAGGATAGATGTCTCCGTACAGTTGTGGACTGACCTGACAATATGAACATGGCACTTAATCAATTTAATGTACTAAATCTCTGTTCACTCTTAAGGGAGTCCAATTTTATATTACTATAATTATATTAGCTGTCATTATGATAAATGGTTAGTTTGTTACGTATGAGTTATGACCACTAAAGTTCAAAGATACTCCTATTAggagtattttattttcaaacgaAGCTACCTACTTGGGATGTTACAGCTAGTAGCAAACTAGCAGTCATATCCTCAgctgaaaacaagaaaaagaactaCTAAATTGGTAAACGAAATTGGACTTGAAGGAATCATGATTAAGAAGGAACTATCCTTTGTTTTTCCTTTGAGAGTGAGATAAAGTTTAGAAGGAATAACCTTCATCCGATCTTTTTTACCTGTCATTTTAGctaaaaaggaattaattcaAGATACTCGTTAATCAGTCATTTGAGGAAGCGATAAGGCAACTTCATCAATGTACCACTAATGCTTAGTATGACTGCATATTTTTCTTCATGAGGCGATCAAAATTTTAACCAACAGATGAAGAAGGGCCGAACAGAGTAGTATAATTAAGTAAAGGACTACTTAGGACAATAAATTTATGCCTTGAATTTGCAAAATACCTGCCAGCCAGCTTCAATGGTATTAAGATCTTCACCAAAAGTGCCAGAGATAACCCATAGCTGTGACAGACTGAATTCATATTGGTCTGTTACCCTTGGTGTCCATACACTTATGCTCGCCTTTGCACCATAATATTCTTCACCATTCACGAATGCTACTGCATGCTGCCATTACAAACCTTCTCATAAATCGtcttataattataaattaaaCAAGATGATCGTGTACCTCTTCTTTTAAATTTAGactaaatttaaatataaaaacctCATGATCGTCGCTCATTGTGTCGCGCCTTACACCTCTTataatttttcttccaaatcttTGTAAAGTGCTAGCTCGCATAACATCTTTCTCTGTAGTTCTTCTAATTGGAATTGTCCCTTCTGGGCATGATTCTCCTGAAACTCTCCACAGCTGAAAGCTGCTAATTTCTCCCATTGCATCTGTCGATTCATTTGCTTTAGGCCTCTTTGCAGGTTCCTGCATCCAATCGTAAATTAGAGGCAGTGATTTCTGCTCTTTATATGTCGTATGTCCACTTCTCTCACACATATAGTCAGACTTTTAACAGCCAtccctataacaacatttcactgtAACAAccaatttttcttttgaatcgatttttcatgttatgttctataaGAACATTTTATTATAGCAGCCAAAAAATTTCCGGACAAACGACACCATTATAAAGAGGTTTTGACTGTATTTATTTCTGCTGAATCCCTGCTTCCTGCATTACATGGAATAAAtcaatgcaatataaaatagaTCTCTTTGAGGATTTCATAGAAAAAATACCAATGGTTTCATCCCTTTGAGGTGAGGATGGTCAAAAGCTGGTTGAAGATGAGATAGAACGCAATCTATTAGATCTCCATCTGGACTctgcaataaataaaatggcaCAATTATTCTCAATATCTtgatttatgaaaaaaaattcaaactttaaTAATATTGGAAAGAAGAAAACAGAGAAAATTATGTATATTACCTGAACTGTCTTGACTGCAGGCTTGTTGATCTTCTTGAGATAAGTCCTTAATCTCTTAAATTTAAGCAACTCTTGCTTTGGTCTGAAAGTTTGGTTTGTCAGCAAGTGATGCTTTGAATCATGCACAGTTGGATCTGAGATGACAGTACCAAATATAGAAGCAAGaagcaagaaagaaacaaaggagaaaataattgaaaatggCTCAGAATTACTAGTCATGATGATTAGTTTTGGAATGTTATTGTCTTGGTGTGGTTGTTTCTTTCTGTTAACTTAGGCTTTGTATTTGTATGTGTTCTGGTTGTCTACTGACTGTAATGAGCAGTAAGACTAAGAAGAGGCCAAGAGGATTTATTCCAAAATTTTGTCCATGGGAACACTTCCTCTAGCTATCTACAAATCCATACGAAAAAGCTTTAAGGAAAAGTCCAAAGAGTAAAAGTTAAAACAAGGTCACTCCCTCACCATTTTCAAaaccttttgtttttttttaaagaaataacttataaaaacaactgtgtgtgtgtgtgtgtgttggtttTGGGTTCTGACACACAGAAAACCTCAGCTCACTTTATATATTAAAGACGAGTCCTGATAAGTAAGGGGATATACAACATAATATGGTCAAAATTAATTGGACCTGtttttttagttagtttaacTTCTATATATTAATAGTGTTTGCAGAATCaggtttcttgaaaaataattagCAGCCATAAATAATAAGGTACGGCATCAACTTAACCCAAGATGTAACCTAAGATTAAATTTATTGGTAGCAAATAGAGTTCCTAGAGATTCCACTATAGCACATGGTATGGCACTATATTTGCTTAGCACATTTCACAGAGGCATAGGCAATTAGGTTCTCCTTTTAATTACCTTTATGAGATTTTGTTTGCAGCTGCCTCGCACTTCCTCTTCTTCCTTTAGTTCTTAATAATCCTCCTTCCGTCTCAAAGAGACTGTCTTAATTACTATTTGGATTGTTAAAgaatattttctttaatcattatttttttaaatactttctACATATTTTGAATCGTTAactattgtgacttataataccttttatgtagtttctaaatatgtaatttttatttcaaaaaaattaaaattctgTATCCTAATTCACTCCGAACATTAGCTTGTTTGACCCTACTAGTAATTTGAATCAAGACAGTCTTTTTGGGACCGAGGGAGTagtacattattttcatctcttcgtttacacaaagaatgaaagggaatGTTTGCCCATAAGTTTTCGCTCTCAAATTCGAGCACCAAGCTGAGAAatcttcaataatttttttcttttatttcaaatcTTATCGAATATTATGTTCATGAGCACTAGACCTTACTTTTCTAAAGTTGGTCTGCGGTAGATTCCCCACTCACTGCcttgaaattataaattattgtttttcttttgaatattctCATCATATTTTATGGGCATATATTAGTATCTTTTTAAAAACTTGTGCTGCAACCTTTACCTACAAATCCTATAAATGGTGCGAATTTGAGTTTGTGAGTGAAGCATGCTCAAACTACAAATTACTAGCTAGGCTACACTACAATACAATGTGTGAACTAGCATATTTACTAGAGAATAGTCACCGCTAGAAATAAAGAGTTTTGAGAAATAGACATTTAGGAtatgttcggtatggaggaaaacatttttcagaaaatgtttttcaattttctcatattcgtttggtcaaaaatttacttaaaatattttcttttggaaaacattttcctcaaaattggggaaaatgacttccctaatgaaagtagggaaaacaagttcacaaGTTCACCTTACCACCacccaattcaatcccaaccaCTCTCaaccccccacccacccccccaCCCGACCCCACCCCCACGCACCACCCACGCCcgcccaaaaataatttttttttttttgagaaaaagttttgacattatttttggttttttgcaccccccaCCCAAACCCCGCACCCTACCCCACgggcaaaaaaaattattttttttgaaaaaaaaagttttgactttttttttttgcaccccaccccGCACCCTACCCCTCCCACCCCCGCCCccgcaaaaaaattattttttttgaaaaaaaaagttttgaccttttttttttttgcaccccacccGCACCCtacccctcccccacccccccccccccccccctaccccttccccccccccgagcaaaaaaaatatttttttgaaaaaaaaagttttgacttttttttttttttttgcaccccacctGGCACGCTACTCCTCCCCCATCCTCGCACCTTTACGCCCCTCACCCCCTACCCCTCCCCCccgaaaaaatatatttttgaaaaaaaagttttgaagtttttgttttgttttttgcacaccccccccccaacccaaaCCCTTCGCACCCTACACCCTCaaagaaaaatttttttttgaaaaaaaaaatgttttgacttttttttttttccacccccaccccaccccgcaccctacccccccccccccccgcacccccccccccacaaaaaaaaatatttttgaaacaaaagttttgacctttttttttcctcccaaCCCCCACCTCACCCCGCACCCTACCCctcccaaaaaatattttttttggaaaaaaagttttgacatttgttttggtttttgtacccccccccccacccaaaaaaaattgaaaaaaaagttgacaattataaaaaattgaaagtttgtgtggttaaaatttaaaactttttgaAGGGgcatgggtttttttttttatgtgtgggtagtataggtgaaaagatttttttttggggcaggGGGTGTCCGAGGGTATAGAAACTTTAAAAGACAataaaaaaacatcaaaaaaaatGTTAG
This window harbors:
- the LOC132052924 gene encoding protein neprosin-like isoform X1; this encodes MTSNSEPFSIIFSFVSFLLLASIFGTVISDPTVHDSKHHLLTNQTFRPKQELLKFKRLRTYLKKINKPAVKTVQSPDGDLIDCVLSHLQPAFDHPHLKGMKPLEPAKRPKANESTDAMGEISSFQLWRVSGESCPEGTIPIRRTTEKDVMRASTLQRFGRKIIRGVRRDTMSDDHEHAVAFVNGEEYYGAKASISVWTPRVTDQYEFSLSQLWVISGTFGEDLNTIEAGWQVSPQLYGDIYPRFFTYWTSDAYQTTGCYNLLCSGFVQTNNRIAMGAAISPTSSPDGSQLDIGIMIWKDPKHGDWWLEFGSGQLVGYWPSFLFSHLQEHASMIQFGGEIVNSRSSMEGFHTSTQMGSGHFADEGYGKASYFRNLQVVDWDNNLIPLANLHLLADKPNCYDIKAGKNNVWGDYFYYGGPGRNSKCP
- the LOC132052924 gene encoding protein neprosin-like isoform X2; amino-acid sequence: MTSNSEPFSIIFSFVSFLLLASIFGTVISDPTVHDSKHHLLTNQTFRPKQELLKFKRLRTYLKKINKPAVKTVQSPDGDLIDCVLSHLQPAFDHPHLKGMKPLEPAKRPKANESTDAMGEISSFQLWRVSGESCPEGTIPIRRTTEKDVMRASTLQRFGRKIIRGVRRDTMSDDHEHAVAFVNGEEYYGAKASISVWTPRVTDQYEFSLSQLWVISGTFGEDLNTIEAGWQSDAYQTTGCYNLLCSGFVQTNNRIAMGAAISPTSSPDGSQLDIGIMIWKDPKHGDWWLEFGSGQLVGYWPSFLFSHLQEHASMIQFGGEIVNSRSSMEGFHTSTQMGSGHFADEGYGKASYFRNLQVVDWDNNLIPLANLHLLADKPNCYDIKAGKNNVWGDYFYYGGPGRNSKCP